From Rhodanobacteraceae bacterium, the proteins below share one genomic window:
- a CDS encoding Radical SAM domain protein, producing the protein MLKIQVTHSYFLRYDAKQWERGKPYPPLATIQVAALLRRMGHGVALFDAMLADGTEAYEASLSSAAPDVVVLYEDNFNFLTKMCLGRMREAACRMISAAHARGARVIVAGSDASDRPEPFLAAGADVVLAGEGIAALVQLIGRLDANPDIDTQGWAAGLAGVSILDAGQTRTARIGVQPPDAQLTGLPAWDLVDIERYRTLWRERHGWFSLNMTASRGCPFHCNWCAKPIWGNHYRRREAGEVAVEMTYLKHAFHPDHVWFADDIFGFHSDWVNEFAERLRDNDGGVPFTIQTRADISTEPMAAALERAGCAEAWIGAESGSQRVLDRMDKGTRVGKLVDARKRLGAHGIRVGFFIQLGYLGEQLSDLLATRELITLAAPDDIGVSVSYPLPGTRFYEQVKTQLGKKTHWRDSGDLAMMFRGTYDSAFYRGFRNLLHEQVTLQQTRGIDSPASRKRALAALDARWDALIASESLHRNPDATPAPLPRCDHVEPLRRVAAAQTH; encoded by the coding sequence ATGCTGAAGATCCAGGTCACCCATTCCTATTTCCTGCGATACGACGCCAAGCAGTGGGAACGCGGCAAACCCTATCCCCCGCTCGCGACCATCCAGGTCGCCGCATTGCTGCGGCGAATGGGACATGGCGTCGCGTTGTTCGATGCGATGCTCGCCGACGGCACCGAGGCTTACGAAGCATCGCTGTCGTCCGCCGCGCCGGACGTGGTGGTGCTGTACGAGGACAACTTCAATTTCCTCACCAAGATGTGCCTGGGCCGGATGCGCGAAGCCGCGTGCCGGATGATCTCGGCGGCGCACGCGCGCGGCGCGCGGGTGATCGTCGCCGGTTCCGACGCTTCCGACCGTCCGGAACCTTTTCTCGCCGCGGGTGCCGACGTGGTGCTGGCCGGTGAAGGCATCGCGGCACTCGTCCAGTTGATCGGGCGGCTGGACGCGAATCCGGACATCGATACCCAAGGCTGGGCGGCCGGGCTCGCCGGCGTTTCCATCCTCGATGCGGGACAAACGCGAACGGCCCGCATCGGGGTGCAGCCGCCGGACGCGCAACTCACCGGCCTCCCGGCCTGGGACCTGGTCGACATCGAACGCTACCGCACGCTTTGGCGGGAACGGCACGGCTGGTTCAGCCTCAACATGACGGCGTCGCGCGGCTGCCCGTTCCACTGCAACTGGTGCGCCAAGCCGATCTGGGGCAACCATTACCGGCGCCGCGAGGCCGGCGAAGTCGCGGTGGAGATGACTTACCTGAAACACGCGTTCCATCCCGACCACGTCTGGTTCGCCGACGACATCTTCGGCTTCCACAGCGACTGGGTGAACGAATTTGCCGAACGCCTGCGCGACAACGACGGCGGCGTGCCCTTCACGATCCAGACCCGCGCAGACATCTCGACCGAACCGATGGCCGCCGCGCTCGAACGCGCGGGTTGCGCGGAAGCCTGGATCGGCGCCGAAAGCGGCAGCCAGCGCGTGCTCGACAGGATGGACAAGGGCACCCGCGTCGGCAAACTCGTCGATGCGCGCAAGCGGCTCGGTGCGCACGGCATCCGCGTCGGTTTTTTCATCCAGCTCGGCTACCTCGGTGAACAACTCTCCGACCTGCTCGCGACGCGCGAACTGATCACGCTCGCCGCGCCGGACGACATCGGCGTCAGCGTGTCGTACCCGCTTCCGGGCACGCGGTTCTACGAACAGGTGAAGACCCAGCTCGGCAAAAAGACCCATTGGCGCGACAGCGGCGACTTGGCCATGATGTTCCGCGGCACCTACGACTCGGCGTTCTACCGCGGCTTCCGCAACCTGCTGCACGAGCAGGTGACGCTGCAGCAGACACGCGGCATCGACTCGCCCGCGTCCCGCAAACGCGCACTCGCCGCGCTGGATGCGCGCTGGGATGCGCTGATCGCAAGCGAATCCCTCCATCGCAATCCCGACGCGACGCCGGCACCGCTGCCGCGTTGCGATCATGTCGAGCCGCTGCGCCGTGTTGCCGCCGCTCAAACGCATTGA
- a CDS encoding Glycosyl transferase, group 2 family yields the protein MTVATSMLSGTRRTGIADTRKAILVLGMHRSGTSAVTRCLNLLGAEVGNKLLPPAEDNRSGFWEHADVVAIHEELLKGLGRAWHDARALPDGWLLSAAARKARVKLARLIAEEFDASTLCAIKDPRLCRFVPLWREVLLESGLDAVALLVVRHPAEVARSLNARDGLRCETTYLNWLQHFVEAETATRGMPRSLLAYDGLLADWRNALAKAGRALHVQWPVPIEDAHPAIDAFLDRAERHHVFSNGFCATPVVLDRLYGLCRAFDPERQDWKAISRVVDAYRLIAPPFLDRLEGLLEEKRALEDSALCAESAMDSALSEIEQAAKTARSRLTGDSLQRVGMLEARGTELERELAASRERAAQVQRETFCVIARSLELSNQLEAMRIWCTDLQTRCTQKDEVECSLRSELDEIKASSFLLRQELDEIKASTLWRALVGVRSILLCLPAKVRLTLRRATRMAWWLVTPWRTPARWRFFAERRAAAGLLSAHSAETASVPEPITDAAAAPAQSPPAHAAYTYSPPQTAPAAIGKALLALSRHPLFSVIVPVYNTDPALLRRMIASVEAQWYSHWELVLVDDHSTSPAVREVLGSLADPRMVVVQIAENRGISGATNEGIVRATGDFIVFLDHDDELTVDCLYELALRIDRDDPDYLYSDEDKLDVDDHFRDPFFKPDWSPDTLMSTMFTCHVSCVRRSLALELGGLRSEYDGSQDWDFVLRLSERARRIAHVPKVLYHWRMTPQSCASDLQAKPWAIDAGKRAREDALRRRGQSGELVAVPELPGYYRTRYNLKGQPLVSILVPSKNNGAVLKACIDSIFERTTYRRFEIIVINNAATDAATLDYVSDLRTREQVRVLDCNVPFNYSEINNAGVRVSRGELLVFLNDDTEVLSADWLETMGGYAQLPHVGAVGAKLLYPGTRTVQHAGVLNLTNGPSHAFVHVDARAPGYFARNMLEHDWLAVTGACLMIARKKFEAVGGFDEDLAVTYNDVELCLRLAEHGFHQVVCPGVELIHHESLSRGKDGLDRARTARGERERVIMFGKHPGFYDRDPFHNPNLAPNDAYFGLRQ from the coding sequence GTGACGGTGGCAACGTCGATGCTCAGCGGCACACGGCGTACCGGCATCGCCGATACGCGCAAGGCCATCCTCGTGCTGGGCATGCACCGCAGCGGCACGTCCGCCGTCACCCGCTGCCTCAATCTGCTCGGCGCGGAGGTGGGCAACAAACTGCTTCCGCCTGCGGAGGACAACCGCTCCGGCTTCTGGGAGCACGCCGATGTCGTGGCCATCCACGAAGAGCTGCTGAAGGGTCTGGGCCGGGCGTGGCATGACGCGCGCGCCCTGCCGGATGGTTGGCTGCTCTCGGCTGCAGCGCGCAAGGCACGCGTGAAGCTCGCCCGCCTGATCGCCGAAGAGTTCGATGCCAGCACGCTGTGCGCGATCAAGGATCCCCGCCTGTGCCGCTTCGTGCCGTTGTGGCGCGAGGTGTTGCTCGAATCGGGACTGGACGCGGTCGCGCTGCTGGTCGTGCGCCATCCCGCGGAGGTGGCGCGTTCGTTGAATGCGCGGGATGGCCTGCGCTGCGAAACCACGTATCTCAATTGGCTCCAGCATTTCGTGGAAGCGGAAACCGCGACCCGCGGCATGCCGCGCAGCCTGCTCGCCTACGATGGACTGCTTGCGGATTGGCGCAACGCCTTGGCCAAGGCAGGGCGCGCATTGCATGTGCAGTGGCCGGTGCCGATCGAGGACGCGCATCCCGCGATCGATGCATTCCTGGATCGAGCGGAACGCCACCACGTTTTTTCGAACGGCTTCTGCGCGACGCCCGTGGTGCTGGATCGGCTCTACGGACTTTGCCGCGCATTCGATCCGGAGCGGCAGGACTGGAAAGCGATTTCGCGGGTGGTGGATGCGTATCGTTTGATTGCGCCGCCGTTCCTCGACAGGCTGGAGGGTCTGCTCGAAGAGAAGCGCGCGCTTGAGGACAGTGCGCTGTGCGCAGAAAGTGCGATGGATAGCGCCTTGAGCGAAATCGAGCAGGCTGCCAAGACGGCGCGTTCGCGGCTGACCGGTGATTCGCTCCAGCGCGTGGGAATGCTGGAAGCGCGCGGCACCGAGCTCGAGCGCGAACTGGCCGCAAGCCGCGAACGCGCGGCGCAGGTGCAGCGGGAAACCTTTTGCGTGATCGCAAGATCCCTCGAACTATCGAATCAGCTTGAGGCCATGCGAATCTGGTGTACCGACCTGCAGACGCGTTGCACGCAAAAGGATGAGGTGGAATGTTCCTTGCGCAGCGAGCTTGACGAGATCAAGGCCAGTAGTTTTCTCTTGCGCCAAGAACTCGACGAGATCAAGGCCAGCACCCTGTGGCGGGCTTTGGTGGGCGTGCGGTCGATCCTGCTGTGCCTCCCGGCGAAAGTACGTCTGACGTTGCGTCGAGCAACAAGAATGGCTTGGTGGCTCGTGACGCCATGGCGCACGCCGGCGCGTTGGCGCTTTTTCGCCGAGCGGCGTGCTGCGGCGGGGCTTCTGTCAGCACACTCTGCGGAAACCGCAAGCGTCCCTGAACCAATCACTGATGCCGCCGCCGCGCCGGCGCAATCGCCGCCCGCACACGCCGCATACACCTATTCGCCACCGCAAACGGCACCTGCCGCGATCGGCAAGGCCTTGCTCGCGCTGTCGCGACATCCGCTTTTTTCGGTGATCGTGCCGGTCTACAACACCGATCCCGCATTGTTGCGGAGGATGATCGCGTCGGTCGAGGCCCAGTGGTATTCGCATTGGGAACTGGTGCTGGTGGACGACCACAGCACCTCGCCAGCGGTGCGCGAAGTGCTGGGCAGTCTCGCCGATCCGAGGATGGTGGTCGTCCAGATCGCCGAGAATCGGGGCATCTCCGGCGCCACCAACGAAGGCATCGTCCGCGCGACCGGCGACTTCATCGTGTTCCTGGACCACGACGACGAGTTGACCGTGGACTGCCTGTACGAGCTGGCGCTGCGCATCGACCGCGACGATCCGGATTACCTGTACAGCGACGAGGACAAGCTCGACGTCGACGACCATTTCCGGGATCCGTTCTTCAAGCCGGACTGGTCGCCCGACACCTTGATGAGCACCATGTTCACCTGCCACGTGTCGTGCGTGCGGCGTTCGCTGGCGCTGGAGCTGGGCGGCCTGCGCAGCGAATACGACGGCAGCCAGGATTGGGATTTCGTGTTGCGCTTGAGCGAACGCGCGCGCCGCATCGCTCACGTTCCGAAGGTGCTTTACCACTGGCGGATGACGCCGCAGTCGTGCGCGTCGGATCTCCAGGCCAAGCCTTGGGCGATCGATGCGGGCAAAAGGGCGCGGGAAGATGCGCTTCGCAGGCGTGGCCAATCCGGCGAACTGGTCGCGGTGCCGGAACTTCCCGGCTACTACCGCACCCGCTACAACTTGAAGGGCCAGCCGCTGGTTTCGATCCTGGTCCCGAGCAAGAACAATGGCGCGGTGCTCAAGGCCTGCATCGACAGCATCTTCGAACGGACCACGTATCGCCGGTTCGAAATCATTGTGATCAACAACGCCGCAACGGACGCCGCCACGCTCGATTACGTTTCGGATTTGCGAACGCGCGAGCAGGTCCGCGTGCTCGACTGCAACGTGCCGTTCAACTATTCGGAGATCAACAACGCCGGCGTGCGCGTCAGCCGCGGTGAACTGCTGGTCTTCCTCAACGACGACACCGAAGTGTTGTCTGCCGACTGGCTGGAAACCATGGGCGGTTACGCGCAGCTGCCGCACGTGGGCGCGGTGGGCGCGAAGCTGCTGTATCCGGGCACGCGGACCGTGCAGCACGCGGGCGTCCTCAACCTGACCAACGGACCTTCGCACGCGTTCGTGCATGTCGATGCGCGCGCGCCCGGTTATTTCGCGCGCAACATGCTGGAGCACGACTGGCTCGCGGTGACCGGTGCGTGCCTGATGATCGCGCGGAAAAAGTTCGAGGCGGTGGGCGGGTTCGACGAAGACCTTGCCGTGACCTACAACGACGTCGAGTTGTGCCTTCGTCTTGCCGAACATGGCTTCCATCAGGTCGTCTGCCCGGGCGTCGAGTTGATCCACCACGAATCGCTGAGCCGCGGCAAGGACGGACTCGACCGCGCGCGAACGGCGAGGGGAGAGCGGGAACGGGTGATCATGTTCGGGAAGCACCCGGGTTTCTACGACCGCGATCCGTTCCACAACCCCAACCTCGCGCCGAACGATGCGTATTTCGGCCTGCGTCAATGA